Below is a window of Magnetococcales bacterium DNA.
AGCCCTTCCTCCTGGACCTCCATCCCAGTTTTTCATTCGTTTTTTTTGAAATTAATCAAGTTATTAGACAGCCTCTCACACCCAACTGGCAGAAAAAACCCCCGTAAACGCCCGTATGAACAACTCTTCGAGACGTTCCCGCGCAACCTGGTGACCCAGGGCGGCCAGGGAAGTCACCGACCGGTCATGAAACCCGCAGGGAACAATACCGGCAAAGTGGTTCAGATCCGGATTGCGGTTCAAAGCCAGACCATGGGAGGTGACACCGCGACGAATGCGTACCCCAAGGGCACCAATTTTGGCGGTTCCCACCCAGATTCCAGGCCCGACGGGATCGCGTGCGGCTGTCACACCCAAAGCGGCCAGGGTCTGGATGGCACACTCCTCCAGACGCCAGACATGTTCCCGCACGGCCCGTGACCGGGGACCCAGATCCAGCAATACATAGGCCACCATTTGGCCCGGACCATGGTAGGTCACCCGACCGCCCCGGTCGGTCTCCACCACCGGAATGGCCATGCCGGCGGGCAAGGAATGCAAGATTTCGGTCTGCAAACCGGAACGTCCCATGGTATAGACCGGTGCATGTTCGGTCAAAATCAGCAGGTTGGGCGAGTCCCCGGCCAGAATGGCCTCCACGGCACGCTGCTGCTCGGCCAGGGAGTCGGCATACGCCTGACGGGTATGACGAATCAGTCGAAAGAGGGACATGGAGGATCCGGGGCGCAAGAACCAGAGGCCATGGGGCCGGCGCTGCCGGTGAAGAGTTGGTGCGCCTCATGGGAAGATCGGGCCAGGGGATGACTCGCCACGCCCGCAAAACCCATGCGCAAGGCTTGTTGCCGGACCTGCTCGAACCACTCCGGGGTCCGATAGACGATGACAGGGTGATGGGCCAGCGACGGGCGCAAATATTGGCCAATAGTCAACAAGGCCACCCCGGCCTGGCGTAAATCCAAAAGGAGTCGCTCCACCTCGGCATCACTCTCGCCGAGACCCACCATGAATCCGGACTTGATGGCCAGACCAGGAGCCAGATCCCCGGCCCGCCGCAACACGTCCAGGGAATAATCATAACTGGAAACCGGTCGCACGGTGGCATACAGGCGGGGCACGGTTTCGACATTGTGATTGAAAACCGCCGGTCCGGCGGCTNNNNNNNNNNNNNNNNNNNNNNNNNNNNNNNNNNNNNNNNNNNNNNNNNNNNNNNNNNNNNNNNNNNNNNNNNNNNNGTGCAACGCCTCGATGCAGGCGGCAAATTGCCCGGCACCGCCATCGGCCAGATCATCGCGATTGACGGAGGTGATGACCACATGGACCAGGGCCATCTCGCGGGCAGCCGCAGCCACCCGGGCCGGTTCCGCAGGATCCACCGGGCCGGGCCGGGCGGTGGTGACCGCGCAAAAGGCACAGCGTCGCGTACACAAATTTCCCAAAATCATGAATGTGGCAGTTCCGGCATGCCAGCAAGCCCCCATGTTGGGACAGGCTGCCGACTCGCAAACCGTATGCAGTTGATGGCGTCGCACCACCCCCTGCACGGCCCGAAACGCCGCCGAGGTGGGAGCGCGCACCTTGAGCCAGCGGGGTTTTCCCGCCAGGGTCGCGCCCTCTTCCCGACCGGCATCCGATTGTCCGACAACCACGCTTGCGGAAGCCACGTTTGCGGAAACCACGTTTTCAGCGACCACTTTTTCAGAGACCGCGTCTCCAGCGACCACGCTTG
It encodes the following:
- the lipB gene encoding lipoyl(octanoyl) transferase LipB yields the protein MSLFRLIRHTRQAYADSLAEQQRAVEAILAGDSPNLLILTEHAPVYTMGRSGLQTEILHSLPAGMAIPVVETDRGGRVTYHGPGQMVAYVLLDLGPRSRAVREHVWRLEECAIQTLAALGVTAARDPVGPGIWVGTAKIGALGVRIRRGVTSHGLALNRNPDLNHFAGIVPCGFHDRSVTSLAALGHQVARERLEELFIRAFTGVFSASWV